A stretch of Apis cerana isolate GH-2021 linkage group LG1, AcerK_1.0, whole genome shotgun sequence DNA encodes these proteins:
- the LOC108002565 gene encoding ubiquitin-conjugating enzyme E2 Q2 isoform X2, translating to MACLNTLKQEIKTLESVFPKSHERFQIMSASVDELSCRFVGKNGKKYEIHANITETYPSTPPVWFAESEETSVTNAVQILSTTTGRDNHVINQVGILLKELCRLHSLPEPPDVERLRTALDPLRLGGSNEATAQRMEAEDAEDIEDDEESDAEEDLHLDMDEGDANAKSKGEEIELEHLATLERLRQNQRQDYLKGSVCGSVQATDRLMKELRDIYRSDSFKKGMYSIELVNDSLYEWNVRLMCVDPDSPLHSDLILLKEKEGKDSILLNMLFKETYPFEPPFVRVVHPMISGGYVLIGGAICMELLTKQGWSSAYTVEAVIMQISATLVKGKARIQFQGPGSASKVCGQGQYSLARAQQSFKSLVQIHEKNGWFTPPKEDG from the exons ATGGCTTGTTTGAACACCCTTAAGCAGGAGATTAAAACTCTTGAGTCCGTCTTCCCTAAGAGCCATGAGAGATTTCAGATAATGTCTGCGAGTGTGGACGAACTCAGCTGCAGATTCGTCGGTAAAAATGGGAAGAAATACGAAATACACGCCAATATTACA GAAACCTATCCTTCTACACCACCAGTATGGTTTGCAGAATCAGAAGAAACAAGTGTTACAAATGCGGTACAAATTTTAAGTACTACTACAGGCCGTGACAACCATGTTATTAACCAAGTTGGGATTCTCTTGAAAGAATTATGTAGACTTCATTCATTACCTGAACCACCTGATGTTGAACGGTTAAGGACAGCTTTGGATCCATTACGTTTAGGAGGATCAAATGAAGCTACAGCACAAAGAATGGAAGCTGAAGATGCTGAAGATATTGAAGATGATGAAGAAAGTGATGCAGAAGAAGATCTTCATTTAGATATGGATGAAGGAGATGCCAATGCAAAGAGTAAg GGTGAAGAAATAGAATTGGAACATCTTGCAACATTAGAAAGGTTGAGACAAAATCAAAGACAAGATTACTTAAAAGGATCTGTTTGTGGCAGTGTGCAAGCCACAGATAGACTTATGAAAGAATTGCGTGATATTTATCGAAGTGACAGTTTCAAAAAAG gaaTGTACAGCATAGAATTAGTAAATGACAGTTTGTATGAATGGAATGTCAGGCTGATGTGTGTTGATCCTGATTCACCTTTACACAGCGATCTCATACttctaaaagaaaaggaaggcaAAGACAGTATTCTTCTTAACATGCTTTTTAAG GAAACTTATCCATTCGAACCTCCCTTTGTTAGAGTTGTGCATCCCATGATCTCTGGTGGTTACGTTCTTATAGGAGGCGCTATTTGCATGGAACTTCTAACAAAACAAGGTTGGAGTTCAGCCTACACAGTAGAAGCAGTCATCATGCAAATTTCCGCAACCTTAGTGAAGGGAAAAGCACGCATACAATTTCAAGGACCGGGTAGTGCTAGCAAAGTATGTGGGCAAGGTCAATATAGTCTAGCACGTGCACAACAGTCATTCAAGTCTCTTGTACAAATACACGAAAAAAAtg gTTGGTTTACCCCTCCAAAAGAGGATGGCTAA
- the LOC108002565 gene encoding ubiquitin-conjugating enzyme E2 Q2 isoform X1 — MACLNTLKQEIKTLESVFPKSHERFQIMSASVDELSCRFVGKNGKKYEIHANITETYPSTPPVWFAESEETSVTNAVQILSTTTGRDNHVINQVGILLKELCRLHSLPEPPDVERLRTALDPLRLGGSNEATAQRMEAEDAEDIEDDEESDAEEDLHLDMDEGDANAKSKGEEIELEHLATLERLRQNQRQDYLKGSVCGSVQATDRLMKELRDIYRSDSFKKGMYSIELVNDSLYEWNVRLMCVDPDSPLHSDLILLKEKEGKDSILLNMLFKETYPFEPPFVRVVHPMISGGYVLIGGAICMELLTKQGWSSAYTVEAVIMQISATLVKGKARIQFQGPGSASKVCGQGQYSLARAQQSFKSLVQIHEKNGKKLILFFILLN, encoded by the exons ATGGCTTGTTTGAACACCCTTAAGCAGGAGATTAAAACTCTTGAGTCCGTCTTCCCTAAGAGCCATGAGAGATTTCAGATAATGTCTGCGAGTGTGGACGAACTCAGCTGCAGATTCGTCGGTAAAAATGGGAAGAAATACGAAATACACGCCAATATTACA GAAACCTATCCTTCTACACCACCAGTATGGTTTGCAGAATCAGAAGAAACAAGTGTTACAAATGCGGTACAAATTTTAAGTACTACTACAGGCCGTGACAACCATGTTATTAACCAAGTTGGGATTCTCTTGAAAGAATTATGTAGACTTCATTCATTACCTGAACCACCTGATGTTGAACGGTTAAGGACAGCTTTGGATCCATTACGTTTAGGAGGATCAAATGAAGCTACAGCACAAAGAATGGAAGCTGAAGATGCTGAAGATATTGAAGATGATGAAGAAAGTGATGCAGAAGAAGATCTTCATTTAGATATGGATGAAGGAGATGCCAATGCAAAGAGTAAg GGTGAAGAAATAGAATTGGAACATCTTGCAACATTAGAAAGGTTGAGACAAAATCAAAGACAAGATTACTTAAAAGGATCTGTTTGTGGCAGTGTGCAAGCCACAGATAGACTTATGAAAGAATTGCGTGATATTTATCGAAGTGACAGTTTCAAAAAAG gaaTGTACAGCATAGAATTAGTAAATGACAGTTTGTATGAATGGAATGTCAGGCTGATGTGTGTTGATCCTGATTCACCTTTACACAGCGATCTCATACttctaaaagaaaaggaaggcaAAGACAGTATTCTTCTTAACATGCTTTTTAAG GAAACTTATCCATTCGAACCTCCCTTTGTTAGAGTTGTGCATCCCATGATCTCTGGTGGTTACGTTCTTATAGGAGGCGCTATTTGCATGGAACTTCTAACAAAACAAGGTTGGAGTTCAGCCTACACAGTAGAAGCAGTCATCATGCAAATTTCCGCAACCTTAGTGAAGGGAAAAGCACGCATACAATTTCAAGGACCGGGTAGTGCTAGCAAAGTATGTGGGCAAGGTCAATATAGTCTAGCACGTGCACAACAGTCATTCAAGTCTCTTGTACAAATACACGAAAAAAAtggtaagaaattaattttattttttattttattaaattaa